One stretch of Pigmentiphaga aceris DNA includes these proteins:
- a CDS encoding prephenate dehydrogenase, translating to MHAMKTTSSQPLIPVLAVVGVGLIGGSFISALRHAGQVGHVIGVGRNAQTLARAQALGLIDEAASPEDAAARADLILLATPVGALPAVFAAIAPHLRPGTVVTDAGSTKQDVIAAAYKGLGARIDQFVPAHPIAGSDRQGPEAADAALYRGRTVILAPLAESRPADVELVRSVWRHCGAAVVQLTAETHDAVFASVSHLPHLLAFAYMNQVAAAPDAATRLALAGSGFRDFTRIAGSSPEMWRDIFISNRPALLAELEQVQAMLDTYRDALLTDDVARLEGLLGNASDTRRTWLPVAPTDFLDL from the coding sequence ATGCACGCCATGAAGACCACGTCCTCCCAGCCGCTGATCCCTGTTCTCGCCGTGGTTGGCGTGGGACTGATCGGCGGCTCGTTCATTTCTGCGCTGCGTCATGCAGGGCAGGTCGGTCATGTGATTGGCGTCGGTCGCAACGCACAGACCCTGGCGCGCGCACAAGCGCTTGGTTTGATCGATGAGGCTGCGTCGCCGGAAGATGCTGCTGCACGCGCCGACCTGATCTTGCTGGCGACCCCGGTGGGGGCGTTGCCGGCCGTGTTTGCGGCGATTGCCCCGCATCTGCGCCCGGGTACCGTGGTCACGGATGCGGGCAGCACCAAACAGGACGTCATTGCCGCCGCATACAAGGGGCTTGGCGCACGCATCGACCAGTTCGTGCCCGCACACCCCATTGCCGGCAGCGACCGCCAAGGCCCTGAAGCGGCCGATGCCGCGCTGTACCGTGGTCGCACCGTGATCCTGGCACCGCTGGCCGAGAGCCGCCCGGCAGACGTCGAGCTGGTGCGCAGTGTCTGGCGTCATTGCGGGGCCGCGGTGGTGCAACTCACGGCTGAAACGCACGACGCCGTTTTTGCGTCGGTCAGCCACCTTCCTCACTTGCTGGCCTTTGCCTATATGAATCAGGTGGCTGCCGCGCCGGACGCGGCCACGCGCCTGGCCTTGGCCGGCAGCGGTTTCCGCGATTTCACTCGCATCGCAGGCAGTTCGCCTGAAATGTGGCGCGATATTTTCATTTCCAATCGACCCGCCTTGCTGGCCGAGTTGGAGCAGGTGCAGGCGATGCTGGACACGTATCGCGATGCCTTGTTGACGGATGACGTGGCGCGGCTGGAAGGTCTGCTCGGCAATGCTTCCGACACCCGCCGCACCTGGCTTCCCGTTGCTCCCACCGATTTCCTGGATCTTTGA
- the serC gene encoding 3-phosphoserine/phosphohydroxythreonine transaminase, whose product MTRPFNFSAGPAVLPDTVLAQAASEMLDWHGSGMSVMEMSHRGKHFTQICDEAEADLRELMKVPADYAVLFMQGGGLAENAIVPMNLIATKPSQEADFLITGSWSSKSFKEAQRYGDIKVAATSADAARIGDRDQAAFTYVPDASTWKVRPDASYLHLCSNETIDGVEFLDWPDLAALGAPDVPLVVDASSHILSRPIDINRVGVLFGGAQKNIGPAGLTIVIARRDLLGKALPVCPSAFDYSIVDKNDSRYNTPPTYSIYIAGLVFKWLKAQGGVEGIEAANRAKADLLYGYLDASAFYRNAVHPAVRSRMNVPFYLNNDALNADFLKGADEAGLLQLKGHKSVGGMRASIYNAMPLAGVQALVDYLKHFEQRHG is encoded by the coding sequence ATGACCCGTCCTTTCAATTTCTCCGCCGGTCCGGCGGTGTTGCCTGATACCGTGCTGGCGCAGGCTGCCTCCGAGATGCTCGACTGGCATGGCTCTGGCATGTCGGTGATGGAAATGAGCCATCGCGGCAAGCATTTCACCCAGATCTGCGACGAAGCCGAAGCCGATCTGCGCGAGTTGATGAAGGTGCCGGCCGATTACGCCGTGCTGTTCATGCAAGGTGGCGGGCTGGCTGAAAACGCCATCGTGCCGATGAACCTGATCGCGACCAAGCCTTCGCAAGAGGCCGATTTCCTGATCACCGGTTCGTGGTCCAGCAAGTCCTTCAAGGAAGCGCAGCGTTACGGTGATATCAAGGTTGCGGCCACCAGTGCAGACGCTGCGCGCATTGGCGATCGTGACCAGGCTGCGTTCACCTATGTGCCGGATGCATCGACCTGGAAAGTTCGCCCCGATGCGAGCTATCTGCATCTGTGCAGCAACGAAACCATCGATGGCGTGGAGTTCCTGGACTGGCCCGATCTGGCTGCGCTGGGTGCGCCTGATGTGCCGCTGGTCGTGGATGCGTCTTCGCATATTCTGTCGCGCCCCATCGACATCAATCGTGTGGGCGTGCTGTTTGGCGGTGCGCAGAAAAACATCGGCCCGGCCGGTCTGACCATCGTGATCGCGCGCCGTGACCTGCTGGGCAAGGCCTTGCCGGTTTGCCCGTCTGCGTTCGACTACAGCATCGTCGACAAGAACGACTCGCGCTACAACACGCCGCCGACGTATTCGATCTACATCGCCGGCTTGGTGTTCAAGTGGCTGAAGGCCCAGGGTGGCGTCGAGGGCATCGAGGCGGCCAATCGTGCCAAGGCCGACCTGCTTTACGGTTACCTGGATGCCAGCGCCTTCTATCGCAACGCCGTGCACCCGGCTGTGCGCTCGCGCATGAACGTGCCGTTCTATCTGAACAACGATGCGCTGAACGCAGATTTCCTGAAAGGCGCGGACGAAGCTGGTCTGCTGCAGTTGAAGGGCCACAAGAGCGTGGGCGGCATGCGCGCCTCGATCTATAACGCCATGCCGCTGGCGGGCGTACAGGCCCTGGTCGATTATCTCAAGCACTTCGAGCAACGCCATGGATGA
- the ubiG gene encoding bifunctional 2-polyprenyl-6-hydroxyphenol methylase/3-demethylubiquinol 3-O-methyltransferase UbiG, whose translation MNATATSTTQHQNADEAELAKFSALAARWWDPNSEFKPLHAINPLRLDWIEGLAGGLSGKRILDIGCGGGILAESMAARGATVTGIDLAEKSLKVARLHSLESGIKVDYRHIAAEALAQAEPETYDIVVCMEMLEHVPDPASIIESCARLVRPGGKVFFSTLNRNLKSFAFAIVGAEYVLNLLPRGTHSYAKFLKPSELGGAARQVGLEITAIKGLEYNPFSDVYKLSGDTSVNYLMATERVAK comes from the coding sequence ATGAACGCCACCGCGACATCCACTACCCAACACCAAAACGCCGACGAAGCCGAACTGGCCAAGTTCAGCGCGCTCGCGGCTCGCTGGTGGGACCCCAACAGCGAATTCAAACCCCTGCACGCCATCAATCCGCTGCGACTGGATTGGATCGAAGGCCTGGCTGGCGGTCTTTCCGGTAAACGCATCCTGGATATCGGCTGCGGCGGCGGCATTCTTGCGGAAAGCATGGCAGCGCGCGGCGCCACCGTCACCGGCATCGACCTGGCGGAAAAATCCCTGAAGGTTGCGCGGCTTCACAGCCTGGAAAGCGGCATCAAGGTCGATTACCGCCACATCGCTGCAGAAGCACTCGCGCAAGCTGAACCAGAAACCTACGACATCGTGGTCTGCATGGAAATGCTGGAACACGTGCCCGACCCGGCTTCCATCATCGAATCGTGCGCACGGCTTGTTCGTCCCGGTGGAAAGGTGTTTTTCTCGACACTGAATCGCAACCTGAAGTCCTTTGCGTTTGCGATCGTCGGTGCGGAATACGTACTTAATCTGCTGCCGCGTGGCACACACAGCTACGCCAAATTCCTGAAACCCAGCGAGCTTGGCGGTGCGGCGCGCCAGGTCGGGCTGGAGATCACCGCCATCAAGGGCTTGGAATACAACCCCTTCAGTGACGTCTACAAACTGAGCGGCGACACCAGCGTGAATTACCTGATGGCAACCGAGCGAGTGGCCAAATGA
- the gph gene encoding phosphoglycolate phosphatase (PGP is an essential enzyme in the glycolate salvage pathway in higher organisms (photorespiration in plants). Phosphoglycolate results from the oxidase activity of RubisCO in the Calvin cycle when concentrations of carbon dioxide are low relative to oxygen. This enzyme is a member of the Haloacid Dehalogenase (HAD) superfamily of aspartate-nucleophile hydrolase enzymes (PF00702).), which yields MILFDFDGTLADTAPDLAAAANKQRTDRGLPPLPYEQLRPMASQGARGLLRVALDMTPEHPEYPAARIKFLSDYEAAMTVHTTLFDGVPALLEQITDAGLRWGIVTNKMTLLAAPLVEYLGLNPQCTVLVCGDTTAHSKPHPEPLLHAARTAGVAPEDCIYVGDDLRDIQAGRAAGMPTVAVSYGYIGDGEPVDEWKADATVASAHQIWPALQSLRANAK from the coding sequence ATGATCCTGTTCGACTTCGATGGCACGCTGGCGGATACAGCCCCCGACCTGGCCGCTGCTGCCAACAAGCAGCGCACCGATCGCGGGCTGCCCCCTCTGCCCTACGAACAATTGCGTCCAATGGCCTCGCAAGGTGCACGCGGACTGCTGCGCGTTGCCTTGGACATGACACCCGAGCACCCGGAATACCCGGCGGCGCGCATCAAGTTCCTGTCCGACTACGAAGCAGCAATGACGGTGCACACCACGCTGTTCGACGGTGTGCCCGCCCTGTTGGAACAGATCACCGACGCCGGTCTGCGCTGGGGCATCGTCACCAACAAGATGACCCTGCTGGCCGCGCCGCTGGTGGAGTACCTGGGCCTGAATCCCCAGTGCACCGTGCTGGTATGCGGTGACACCACGGCACACAGCAAACCCCACCCCGAACCCTTGTTGCACGCTGCCCGCACGGCAGGGGTCGCACCCGAAGATTGCATCTACGTCGGCGACGACCTGCGTGACATCCAGGCAGGACGCGCCGCCGGCATGCCGACGGTTGCCGTGTCCTACGGCTACATCGGAGATGGCGAGCCGGTGGATGAATGGAAGGCAGACGCGACGGTGGCCAGTGCACATCAGATCTGGCCTGCTTTGCAGAGCCTGCGCGCGAACGCCAAATAG
- the aroA gene encoding 3-phosphoshikimate 1-carboxyvinyltransferase, whose protein sequence is MSLSTSSARPAFLDLQPVRRARGEIVLPGSKSISNRVLLLAALAAGSTTVHGLLDSDDTRVMLDGLRKLGVQVKAGDAADEYVVTGVPRFPGEKADIFLGNAGTAFRPLTAALALMGGDYQLHGVPRMHERPIGDLVDALRGLGANVTYQGNEGYPPLAIGQGKLDLSKPVRVKGNVSSQFLTALLLAAPLATASTGSDFHLEVDGELISKPYVDMTIKLMARFGVTVSRDGWQRFSVPANARYVSPGEIWVEGDASSASYFLALGAIGGGPVRVRGVGRDSIQGDVSFADTLAELGVQVLQGDDWIETCGVSVANGEKLRAFDTDFNLIPDAAMTAAVLALYADGPCRLRNIGSWRVKETDRIHAMHTELVKLGATVESGPDWLTVTPPAADAWRTAEIGTWDDHRMAMCFSLASFGGVPLRILDPDCVSKTFPTYFEVFGGLVAGADTAKAPT, encoded by the coding sequence ATGAGTCTGTCTACGTCTTCTGCCCGTCCTGCCTTCCTTGATCTGCAACCGGTGCGCCGTGCGCGTGGTGAGATCGTGCTGCCGGGCTCCAAGAGCATTTCCAATCGTGTGCTGCTGCTGGCGGCGCTGGCGGCCGGGTCCACGACCGTGCACGGTCTGCTCGATTCGGACGACACCCGCGTGATGCTCGATGGCCTGCGCAAGCTGGGTGTGCAGGTCAAGGCAGGTGATGCTGCCGACGAATATGTGGTCACCGGCGTGCCGCGTTTTCCTGGCGAGAAGGCAGACATCTTCCTGGGTAATGCCGGCACCGCGTTTCGTCCGCTGACCGCCGCGTTGGCGCTGATGGGCGGCGACTACCAATTGCATGGCGTACCGCGCATGCACGAGCGTCCGATCGGTGATCTGGTCGACGCCTTGCGTGGTCTGGGCGCGAATGTGACCTATCAGGGCAACGAAGGTTATCCGCCGCTGGCGATCGGCCAAGGCAAGCTGGACCTGAGCAAACCCGTGCGGGTGAAGGGCAATGTGTCCAGCCAGTTTCTGACGGCCTTGCTGCTGGCCGCCCCGCTTGCGACCGCATCGACGGGCAGCGACTTCCATCTGGAAGTGGACGGCGAACTGATCTCCAAGCCCTACGTCGACATGACCATCAAGCTGATGGCGCGTTTCGGCGTGACCGTCAGCCGCGACGGCTGGCAGCGCTTCAGCGTGCCGGCCAATGCACGTTATGTGTCGCCGGGTGAAATCTGGGTGGAAGGCGATGCCTCGTCGGCGTCCTACTTCCTGGCGCTGGGCGCGATCGGTGGTGGTCCGGTGCGTGTGCGCGGCGTGGGCCGCGACAGCATTCAGGGTGACGTGTCCTTTGCCGACACATTGGCCGAACTGGGCGTGCAGGTCTTGCAGGGCGACGACTGGATCGAGACTTGCGGCGTGAGTGTGGCAAACGGCGAAAAGCTGCGTGCCTTCGACACCGACTTCAATCTGATTCCCGATGCCGCCATGACGGCTGCCGTGCTGGCCTTGTACGCCGATGGCCCGTGCCGTCTGCGCAACATCGGCAGCTGGCGCGTGAAGGAAACCGACCGCATCCACGCCATGCACACCGAATTGGTGAAGCTCGGCGCAACCGTGGAAAGCGGCCCTGACTGGCTGACGGTGACACCGCCCGCCGCTGATGCCTGGCGCACGGCCGAGATCGGCACCTGGGACGACCATCGCATGGCCATGTGCTTCTCGCTGGCCAGCTTCGGCGGCGTGCCGCTGCGCATTCTCGATCCCGATTGCGTCAGCAAGACTTTCCCGACTTACTTCGAGGTCTTCGGCGGCTTGGTCGCCGGAGCCGATACTGCCAAGGCACCGACTTGA
- the gyrA gene encoding DNA gyrase subunit A, protein MDSFAKETIPISLEEEMRRSYLDYAMSVIVGRALPDVRDGLKPVHRRVLFAMHELNNDWNRAYKKSARIVGDVIGKYHPHGDQSVYDTIVRMAQPFSLRYLLVDGQGNFGSVDGDGAAAMRYTEVRLSKLAHELLADIDQETVDFGPNYDGSEQEPLLLPSRLPNLLVNGSSGIAVGMATNIPPHNLAEVVDGCLFALRNPGCTVDELIEIIPAPDFPTGGIIYGISGVREGYRTGRGRVVMRAKTHFEDMEKGRQQIIVDEIPYQVNKRTLLERIAELVNEKKVEGISDIRDESDKDGMRVVIELKRGEVPEVVLNNLYKNTQLQDTFGMNLVALVEGQPRLLNLKQMVEYFLSHRREVVTRRTVFQLRKARERGHVLEGLAVALANIDDFIAIIKAAPTPPIARQDLMAKTWDSELVREMLTRAQGETQGGLAAYRPETLGVEFGMQADGLYRLSETQAQEILNMRLQRLTGLEQDKIVNEYKEVMATIADLLDILARPERVTIIIGEELTAIKAEFSTNAKDVRRSHIENNAYELDTEDLITPTDMVVTLSHTGYIKSQPLSEYRAQRRGGRGKQATAMKDDDWIDQLFIANTHEHILCFSDRGRVYWLKVWEVPQGTRNSRGRPIVNMFPLIEGEKITVVLPVKAFSEDHYVFMSTAKGTVKKTPLSDFSNPRKAGIIAVDLDEGDYLIGASLTDGKHDVMLFSDSGKAVRFDENDVRPMGRTARGVRGMALEEGQSVISMLVAADETLSVLTATQNGYGKRTPITEYTRHGRGTKGMIAIQTSERNGKVVGAVLVTPSDEIMLITTAAVLVRTRVSEIREMGRATQGVTLISVDDGSRLSGIQRVAESDTDELDEAGTETGAAASDAPTSENTGADKDAAADTTPDTDA, encoded by the coding sequence ATGGATTCCTTTGCCAAGGAAACAATACCGATCTCTCTAGAAGAGGAGATGCGTCGAAGCTATCTCGATTACGCCATGAGCGTGATCGTGGGCCGCGCGCTTCCCGATGTGAGAGATGGATTGAAGCCGGTTCACCGTCGTGTGCTGTTTGCGATGCACGAGCTGAACAACGACTGGAACCGCGCCTATAAGAAGTCCGCGCGTATCGTCGGGGACGTAATCGGTAAATATCACCCGCACGGCGATCAGTCGGTCTACGACACGATCGTTCGTATGGCGCAGCCGTTCTCGCTGCGTTACCTGCTGGTCGATGGCCAGGGTAACTTCGGCTCGGTCGACGGCGACGGTGCCGCAGCAATGCGCTACACCGAAGTGCGTCTGTCCAAGCTCGCGCACGAGCTGCTGGCCGACATCGATCAGGAAACGGTCGACTTCGGGCCCAACTACGACGGCAGCGAGCAGGAACCGCTGTTGCTGCCTTCGCGTCTGCCGAATCTGCTCGTCAATGGCAGTTCCGGCATTGCCGTGGGCATGGCCACCAACATTCCGCCGCACAATCTGGCGGAAGTGGTCGATGGCTGCCTGTTTGCGCTGCGCAACCCGGGTTGCACGGTCGATGAGCTGATTGAAATCATTCCAGCGCCCGACTTCCCCACCGGCGGCATCATCTACGGCATTTCCGGCGTGCGTGAAGGCTACCGCACTGGTCGTGGCCGGGTGGTCATGCGTGCGAAGACCCACTTCGAAGACATGGAGAAGGGCCGCCAGCAGATCATCGTCGACGAAATTCCGTACCAGGTGAACAAGCGCACGCTGCTCGAGCGCATTGCCGAACTGGTCAACGAGAAGAAAGTCGAGGGCATTTCCGACATTCGCGATGAGTCCGACAAGGACGGCATGCGCGTCGTGATCGAGTTGAAGCGGGGCGAAGTGCCGGAAGTCGTGCTCAACAATCTGTACAAGAACACGCAGCTGCAAGACACCTTCGGGATGAATCTGGTGGCGCTGGTCGAAGGCCAGCCGCGCCTGCTCAACCTGAAGCAGATGGTCGAGTACTTCCTGTCGCATCGCCGCGAAGTGGTCACGCGTCGCACGGTGTTCCAGCTGCGCAAGGCGCGCGAGCGCGGTCACGTGCTGGAAGGCCTGGCGGTTGCGCTGGCCAATATCGATGACTTCATCGCGATCATCAAGGCTGCGCCCACGCCGCCGATCGCGCGTCAGGACTTGATGGCCAAGACCTGGGACTCGGAGCTGGTGCGCGAGATGTTGACGCGTGCGCAAGGCGAGACCCAAGGCGGCTTGGCTGCCTATCGTCCGGAAACCCTGGGCGTGGAATTCGGCATGCAGGCCGACGGCCTGTATCGCCTGAGCGAGACGCAGGCTCAGGAAATCCTGAACATGCGCCTGCAGCGCCTGACGGGTCTTGAGCAAGACAAGATCGTCAACGAGTACAAGGAAGTGATGGCCACCATCGCCGACTTGCTCGACATCCTGGCGCGCCCCGAGCGCGTCACGATCATCATTGGCGAAGAGCTGACCGCCATCAAGGCTGAATTCTCGACCAATGCGAAAGACGTTCGCCGTTCGCACATCGAGAACAACGCCTACGAGCTGGATACCGAAGACCTGATCACCCCGACCGACATGGTGGTGACCTTGTCGCACACGGGCTACATCAAGAGCCAGCCGCTGTCGGAGTACCGCGCGCAGCGTCGTGGCGGTCGTGGCAAGCAAGCCACTGCCATGAAGGACGACGACTGGATCGACCAGTTGTTCATCGCGAACACCCACGAACACATCCTGTGCTTCAGCGACCGTGGTCGCGTGTACTGGTTGAAGGTCTGGGAAGTGCCGCAGGGCACGCGCAATTCGCGTGGCCGTCCGATCGTGAACATGTTCCCGCTGATCGAAGGCGAGAAAATCACCGTCGTGCTGCCGGTCAAAGCATTCAGCGAAGACCACTACGTGTTCATGTCGACCGCCAAGGGCACAGTCAAGAAGACGCCGTTGTCGGACTTCTCGAACCCGCGCAAGGCCGGCATCATCGCGGTTGACCTCGATGAGGGCGACTACCTGATCGGTGCGTCGCTGACCGACGGCAAGCATGACGTGATGTTGTTCTCGGACAGCGGCAAGGCTGTGCGTTTCGACGAAAACGACGTGCGTCCGATGGGCCGTACGGCACGCGGCGTGCGCGGCATGGCGCTGGAAGAAGGCCAGTCGGTGATTTCGATGCTGGTCGCTGCCGATGAAACCCTGAGTGTGCTGACCGCCACCCAGAACGGCTACGGCAAGCGTACGCCGATCACGGAATACACCCGCCACGGCCGTGGCACCAAGGGCATGATCGCCATCCAGACCTCCGAGCGTAATGGCAAGGTGGTGGGCGCTGTGCTGGTCACGCCGTCCGACGAGATCATGCTGATCACGACGGCTGCTGTGCTGGTGCGTACCCGTGTCAGCGAGATCCGCGAAATGGGTCGTGCGACCCAGGGCGTGACGCTGATCAGCGTGGATGACGGCAGCCGCCTGTCGGGCATTCAGCGTGTGGCGGAATCGGATACCGATGAGCTTGACGAGGCAGGCACCGAGACTGGTGCAGCAGCGTCGGACGCCCCGACTTCCGAGAACACTGGCGCAGACAAAGACGCTGCTGCCGACACCACGCCGGATACGGACGCCTGA
- the cmk gene encoding (d)CMP kinase — translation MKPSAIPVITIDGPTASGKGTVACRVAAVLGWHVLDSGALYRLTALTCIKRGIGIHQVGQIADAAAYLDVVFKGDEILMHGQDVTAAIRQEAVGEFASRVAALEPVRAALLARQREFRQAPGLVADGRDMGTVVFPDAHLKVFLIASARARAERRYKQLIEKGFSANIDEISRDLEARDARDSQRLHAPLTPAQDALRLDSSALDVDQTVNQVLDWYKDRTQAVQ, via the coding sequence TTGAAACCCTCCGCCATCCCCGTCATCACCATTGATGGCCCGACCGCATCCGGCAAGGGTACGGTTGCCTGCCGTGTCGCCGCCGTCCTGGGCTGGCATGTGCTCGACAGCGGCGCGCTGTATCGCCTGACCGCTCTCACGTGCATCAAGCGTGGCATCGGCATCCATCAGGTGGGGCAGATTGCCGATGCCGCTGCCTACCTGGACGTGGTGTTCAAGGGTGACGAGATCCTGATGCACGGTCAGGATGTGACTGCGGCGATCCGCCAGGAAGCCGTGGGCGAGTTCGCGTCGCGGGTGGCTGCGCTCGAACCGGTGCGCGCCGCCTTGCTCGCCCGTCAGCGAGAATTCCGTCAGGCCCCAGGCTTGGTGGCCGACGGACGGGACATGGGCACGGTAGTGTTTCCCGATGCCCACCTGAAGGTTTTCCTGATCGCCAGCGCCCGCGCGCGGGCCGAAAGGCGCTATAAGCAGTTGATCGAAAAGGGTTTTTCCGCTAATATCGATGAGATATCGCGGGACTTGGAGGCGCGCGATGCACGAGATTCGCAGCGCCTTCACGCTCCGTTGACCCCCGCGCAAGATGCGCTGCGGCTGGACTCGTCGGCACTCGACGTCGATCAGACCGTGAATCAGGTTCTCGACTGGTACAAAGATCGAACTCAAGCGGTGCAGTAA
- the ompA gene encoding outer membrane protein OmpA, producing MNNRSKVGISLALAFAAITASGVAAAQATKTIDNWQNPYGLTWKNGTNEHCWRNAFWTPATAAGVECGAPAPVAVAPAPAPAPAPAPARPVAPVPVSEKVTYAADAFFDFDKSVLKPEAKVKLDDLASKVRSINLEVVIAVGHTDSIGTDAYNQRLSVRRAEAVKAYLVSKGIESNRVYTEGKGEKQPIADNRSAAGRAKNRRVEIEVVGTRGR from the coding sequence ATGAACAATCGCTCCAAAGTTGGGATCTCTCTGGCCCTCGCCTTCGCTGCCATTACGGCCTCTGGCGTTGCTGCTGCCCAAGCTACCAAGACTATCGACAACTGGCAAAACCCGTACGGGCTGACCTGGAAGAACGGTACCAACGAACACTGCTGGCGCAATGCCTTCTGGACCCCGGCTACCGCCGCTGGTGTGGAATGTGGTGCCCCGGCTCCGGTCGCAGTTGCTCCGGCACCCGCACCGGCTCCGGCTCCCGCACCTGCCCGCCCGGTCGCTCCGGTGCCGGTCAGCGAGAAGGTGACCTACGCCGCTGACGCATTCTTCGACTTCGACAAGTCGGTTCTGAAGCCCGAAGCCAAGGTCAAGCTGGACGATCTGGCCTCCAAGGTTCGCAGCATCAACCTGGAAGTCGTCATCGCCGTCGGTCACACCGACTCGATCGGTACGGACGCATACAACCAGCGTCTGTCGGTTCGCCGTGCTGAAGCCGTCAAGGCCTATCTGGTGAGCAAGGGCATTGAATCGAACCGCGTCTACACTGAAGGCAAGGGCGAAAAGCAGCCTATCGCTGACAACCGTAGCGCAGCAGGTCGTGCTAAGAACCGTCGCGTTGAAATCGAAGTGGTTGGCACTCGCGGCCGCTAA
- the pheA gene encoding prephenate dehydratase yields MDEALLKQLQPLRERIDAIDVEILGLLNERARTAQHVGEIKKDVNGPVLRPEREAQVIRRLQQHNPGPLPALAVSAIWTEVMSACRCLEKQGSVAYLGPQGTFSEHAAFSHFGQSVQGIPCASIDEVFRAVEAGRADFGMVPAENSTEGAVSRTLDLLLTTSVRIIGERAMPIRHHLLTSSGTLDGVTSVRAHPQALAQCQDWLTQNHPHLARESVASNAEAARQASIDPTIAAIAGEPAALMWQLQSVAADIQDDPHNRTRFYAIGRLETWPSGSDKTSMILAVPNRAGAVYQMLAPLAENGVSMTRFESRPARTAEWEYFFYVDIEGHQLAPQVASALAALKSQAAFFKVLGSYPAA; encoded by the coding sequence ATGGATGAAGCACTTCTGAAGCAGCTGCAGCCGCTGCGTGAACGCATCGACGCCATCGACGTCGAGATTCTTGGCTTGCTGAACGAGCGTGCACGCACCGCGCAGCATGTTGGCGAGATCAAGAAAGATGTGAATGGCCCGGTGCTGCGTCCCGAACGCGAAGCGCAGGTGATTCGTCGTCTGCAGCAGCACAACCCTGGTCCCTTGCCCGCGCTGGCGGTGTCGGCGATCTGGACCGAAGTGATGTCGGCCTGCCGCTGCCTGGAAAAGCAGGGCTCGGTCGCCTACCTGGGGCCGCAAGGCACGTTCTCGGAACACGCTGCGTTCTCGCACTTTGGTCAGTCGGTGCAAGGCATTCCTTGCGCGTCGATTGACGAGGTGTTCCGTGCGGTCGAGGCCGGTCGTGCCGACTTCGGCATGGTCCCTGCCGAGAATTCCACGGAAGGTGCGGTCAGCCGCACGCTTGACCTGTTGCTGACCACCTCGGTACGCATCATTGGCGAGCGTGCCATGCCCATTCGCCATCATCTGCTGACGTCCAGCGGCACGCTTGACGGCGTGACCAGTGTGCGTGCGCATCCGCAGGCATTGGCTCAGTGCCAGGACTGGCTGACGCAGAATCACCCGCACCTGGCGCGTGAATCGGTTGCCAGCAACGCCGAGGCCGCGCGCCAGGCGTCGATCGACCCGACCATTGCTGCGATTGCCGGTGAGCCGGCCGCGCTGATGTGGCAACTGCAATCGGTGGCTGCCGACATTCAGGACGACCCGCACAACCGCACGCGTTTCTACGCGATCGGTCGTCTGGAAACCTGGCCGTCGGGTTCGGACAAGACCAGCATGATTCTGGCGGTGCCGAATCGTGCGGGCGCGGTCTATCAGATGCTGGCGCCGCTGGCTGAAAACGGCGTGTCGATGACCCGCTTCGAGTCGCGTCCGGCACGCACTGCCGAATGGGAGTATTTCTTCTACGTGGACATCGAAGGGCACCAGTTGGCACCGCAGGTGGCAAGCGCGCTGGCTGCGCTGAAATCGCAGGCGGCATTCTTCAAGGTGCTTGGCTCGTACCCGGCCGCATGA